Below is a window of Yimella sp. cx-51 DNA.
CGGTAGTACTTCAGCGGCTCGCTGACGCTCTCACCCACCGCCTTGTGGCCGGCGAAATGGATCACCGCGTCGAAGCGCTCCGACGCGAACAGCGCCTCGGTCTTGTCGGGGTCGCACAGGTCGAACGCGTGCAGCGGCAGATGGCCACCGGTGAGTTCTTCGAGGCGCGCAACGGCGGTGGCCTTGCTGTTGTCGAAGTCGTCCACGATGGTGACGTCGTGGCCCGCCCTCTTGAGCTGGACGACGGTGTGTGAACCGATGTAGCCGGCACCACCGGCGACGAGCACATGCATGTGCGTCACCTTACGGTGCCAAGATGGCTCTCGTGACTGCCGTGCCGTGGACCCCCGAACACGTCGCCGTCGTGAGTAATGCCCGCCTGGCCAAGAAGCGCGGCGGCTACAACTGCGACGACGTCGACAGGGTGCTGCAACACACCGTCGCTCTCATGCGCTCGCGTCGGCAGGTGCCGCCCGTGCCGGCGACGGGGCTGCGTCGTAGTTCGCTGCGTGAGGGTTACACGGTCGAAGCGGTGGACGCACTCTTCGGGCACATCGCGCAGTGGCAGGACGAGTTGTTGGCCCACTCCGCGTCGGCCGTCGCGGCCCCTGTGGTGGCGTCCGATGTCCGGCTCTCGTGGACGCCCCAGCAGATGGACTGGGTGCGTGAATCGAACT
It encodes the following:
- a CDS encoding DivIVA domain-containing protein, coding for MALVTAVPWTPEHVAVVSNARLAKKRGGYNCDDVDRVLQHTVALMRSRRQVPPVPATGLRRSSLREGYTVEAVDALFGHIAQWQDELLAHSASAVAAPVVASDVRLSWTPQQMDWVRESNFRPARGKRGYAEDEVDKFLDEVLLAMGKGEALPDIDSVRFYPPRAGRAGYEALSVDRFLDELKRIRPLRG